A genomic window from Fusarium oxysporum Fo47 chromosome X, complete sequence includes:
- a CDS encoding cytochrome P450 gives LGLYLLGNAIYHVTLHPLANIPGPKICGITRIPYWLASLKGEDVKWMKGLHDRYGPVVRFGPTDVSYTASEAWNDIHGPKVTEKAQEFSVQPVNGVPSMLTTNTENHTRVRRLFSPAFSERALKQQEPLFKKYSELLMYKISEVGNDGAKPVEMTQLLNFTTFDVMAELCFGHPLNLLAQNEYSPWVRSIFESLKMLPIASMINYYPILNAIFTRFEPKSVTQQRVTHCKHSEDRVNHRLENGSDQPDVWNLVMSAKEDKGLTLQEMHSNAELFMLAGSETTATLLSGCLYNLLTYPEKMKTLLEEIRGKFTNTEDLTFERLAELKYMNACLKEALRVYPPVPIGSPRVVQPGGQQILGKYIPPETRVSVHHYSTYHSESNFKDADTFVPERWLKTDSKYAGDMWEAHQPFGFGPRNCLGQNMAMHEMRLILATFLFKYDLELCEESRNWVDQKSFALWIKTPLMMRAKPVATHTRLNI, from the exons CTGGGCTTGTATCTTCTCGGCAATGCAATTTATCATGTCACGCTGCATCCGCTAGCGAACATCCCCGGCCCAAAGATCTGCGGGATCACCCGCATTCCTTACTGGTTGGCTTCGCTCAAGGGCGAGGATGTCAAGTGGATGAAGGGTTTGCACGATCGGTATGGACCTGTTGTTCGCTTTGGCCCGACAGATGTGAGCTACACGGCTAGCGAGGCTTGGAATGATATCCATGGACCTAAAGTTACGGAGAAGGCGCAGGAGTTCTCTGTACAGCCGGTGAACG GCGTTCCTAGTATGCTTACTACCAATACTGAGAACCATACTCGCGTGCGACGGCTATTTTCACCGGCCTTCTCAGAGCGCGCTTTGAagcaacaagaacctctgtTCAAGAAGTACTCAGAACTTCTCATGTATAAAATCTCCGAAGTTGGAAACGACGGTGCCAAACCAGTTGAGATGACGCAACTGCTCAACTTCACGACCTTTGACGTAATGGCCGAGTTATGCTTCGGACACCCTCTTAATCTTCTAGCACAGAACGAATACAGCCCTTGGGTGAGGTCCATCTTCGAATCTCTCAAGATGTTACCGATTGCATCTATGATCAACTACTACCCCATTCTCAATGCGATATTCACACGTTTTGAACCAAAGTCAGTTACACAACAGCGCGTCACGCATTGCAAACACTCGGAAGATCGTGTGAATCACCGTTTGGAGAATGGTTCTGATCAGCCTGATGTTTGGAACTTGGTCATGTCGGCAAAGGAGGACAAGGGACTTACACTTCAGGAAATGCACTCTAATGCAGAACTGTTCATGCTTGCTGGATCTGAGACGACTG CTACACTGCTGAGCGGTTGCCTTTATAACCTGCTTACCTACCccgagaagatgaagacacTGCTCGAAGAGATTCGCGGCAAGTTCACGAATACCGAAGACCTTACTTTCGAACGCCTTGCCGAACTAAAGTACATGAATGCTTGTCTGAAGGAAGCCCTTCGTGTCTACCCCCCAGTTCCCATCGGAAGTCCACGAGTCGTTCAACCAGGCGGCCAGCAAATCCTGGGCAAGTATATCCCACCAGAGACGCGTGTATCAGTCCACCATTACTCCACATACCACTCTGAGTCAAACTTCAAGGACGCCGATACCTTCGTGCCGGAGAGATGGCTCAAGACGGATTCGAAGTATGCTGGAGATATGTGGGAGGCTCACCAACCCTTCGGATTTGGCCCTCGGAACTGTCTTGGCCAGAACATGGCTATGCATGAGATGAGGCTCATTTTAGCGACATTTCTGTTTAAGTATGATCTTGAGTTGTGTGAGGAGAGTCGGAATTGGGTGGATCAGAAGTCTTTTGCGTTGTGGATCAAGACTCCGTTGATGATGCGGGCGAAGCCTGTTGCTACGCACACCAGGCTTAATATCTGA
- a CDS encoding and other transporter-domain-containing protein, translating to MGKSRQNSTTTVDREKDEIQKAMGHEKAEFEALEVARHGGREIDELIDDMERQLDESGGLNKGFFQIQFANPKHFTWLLVAFASMGGLLSGLDQSLISGANLFLPDDLGLTEHENSLVNSGMPLGAVGGALLLSPANEYFGRKGAIIISIILYTIGAALEAGSINFGMIVSSRVILGLGVGLEGGTVPVYVAETVERRIRGNLVSLYQFNIALGEVLGYAVGAIFLNVPGNWRYILGSSLLFSTIMFFGMLFLPESPRFLIHQKRHLDAYKVWKRIRGIEDRESREEFYVMSASVISEENAVAEGAKNHRFPWMDFFTEPRARRALVYANIMILLGQLTGVNAIMYYMSVLMNQIGFDKKESNYMSLVGGGSLLLGTIPAIFLMERFGRRFWAITMLPGFFIGLVLIGVSYQFDVKTQLQTVEGLYLSGLIIYMGFFGSYACLTWVVPSEVYPTYLRSYGMTTSDALLFLASFVVTYNFSAMQNAMGRTGLALGFYGGIAFIGEIYQIFFMPETKNKTLEEIDVVFSRPTMDIVRENWAGVKETTRLLLTGHWHKVFVEQAMTDPKDQVQVSHA from the exons ATGGGCAAGAGTCGACAGAACTCGACCACCACGGTCGATcgtgagaaggatgagatcCAAAAAGCAATGGGCCACGAAAAAGCCGAGTTCGAAGCCCTTGAAGTAGCTCGTCATGGCGGTCGTGAGATCGACGAGCTCATTGACGACATGGAGCGCCAGCTTGATGAGTCTGGTGGTCTGAATAAGGGCTTCTTCCAGATCCAGTTCGCCAACCCCAAGCACTTTACCTGGCTCCTGGTAGCGTTTGCATCCATGGGTGGTCTCCTCTCCGGTCTTGACCAGTCTCTCATCAGCGGCGCGAACTTGTTCCTGCCCGACGACCTTGGTCTCACTGAGCATGAGAACAGTCTTGTCAACTCTGGTATGCCGCTCGGTGCTGTTGGTGGCGCGCTGCTTTTGTCGCCTGCAAACGAGTACTTTGGTCGAAAGGGCGCTATTATCATCTCTATTATTCTTTACACCATTGGTGCTGCCTTGGAAGCTGGTTCAATCAACTTTG GTATGATTGTCTCATCACGTGTCATTCTCGGTCTCGGAGTCGGTCTCGAAGGTGGTACAGTCCCTGTCTACGTCGCCGAAACCGTCGAGCGCCGAATTCGCGGTAACCTTGTCTCTCTGTACCAATTCAACATCGCCCTTGGCGAAGTCCTCGGCTACGCTGTCGGcgccatcttcctcaacgtCCCCGGCAACTGGCGTTACATTCTCGGTtcatctctcctcttctcaaccatcaTGTTCTTCGGCATGCTCTTCCTCCCCGAGTCTCCCCGTTTCCTCATCCACCAGAAGCGTCACCTCGATGCATACAAGGTTTGGAAGCGCATTCGCGGTATCGAGGACCGTGAGTCTCGTGAGGAGTTCTACGTCATGAGTGCCTCTGTCATTTCAGAGGAGAATGCTGTCGCTGAGGGTGCCAAGAACCATCGCTTCCCTTGGATGGACTTCTTTACTGAGCCCCGTGCTCGTCGCGCTCTTGTCTACGCCAACATCATGATTCTTCTTGGTCAGCTTACTGGTGTCAACGCTATCATGTACTACATGTCTGTTCTTATGAACCAAATTGGTTTTGACAAGAAGGAATCCAACTACATGTCccttgttggtggtggatCTCTTCTCCTCGGCACTATTCCcgccatcttcctcatgGAGAGGTTCGGTCGACGCTTCTGGGCCATCACCATGTTACCTGGATTCTTTATTGGACTGGTCTTGATTGGTGTCAGCTATCAGTTCGACGTCAAGACTCAGCTGCAGACTGTAGAGGGTCTTTACCTCTCCGGTCTCATCATCTATATGGGCTTCTTTGGTTCCTACGCCTGTCTGACCTGGGTCGTTCCTTCAGAGGTTTACCCCACCTACCTTCGAAGTTATGGAATGACTACATCTGAtgctcttctcttcctcgcctcTTTCGTCGTCACCTACAACTTCTCCGCTATGCAGAATGCCATGGGCAGGACTGGTCTTGCTCTGGGCTTCTACGGCGGTATTGCGTTCATTGGTGAGATCTAccagatcttcttcatgcctgagaccaagaacaagactctGGAAGAGATCGATGTTGTCTTCTCGCGACCTACCATGGATATTGTTAGGGAGAACTGGGCTGGTGTTAAGGAGACCACCCGCCTCCTGCTCACTGGACATTGGCACAAGGTCTTTGTCGAGCAGGCCATGACTGATCCCAAGGATCAGGTCCAGGTCTCTCATGCTTAG
- a CDS encoding uncharacterized protein (expressed protein): MQAFFINYPPTDHFRCFIYQIGGMGTSYLIILVVLLRYTHDINIWKIVQLAILPADFTMLTAIYIGMRISGNLALANWRWEDWFSIVVTGICTVLRIAFVLGVGVKDMRGRAKRA; this comes from the coding sequence ATGCAGGCCTTCTTCATAAATTACCCACCAACAGACCACTTCCGCTGTTTCATCTACCAGATCGGCGGCATGGGCACGTCATACCTAATCATCCTCGTCGTACTACTACGCTACACGCACGACATCAACATCTGGAAGATAGTGCAGCTAGCTATCTTACCAGCTGACTTCACCATGCTCACGGCTATATACATCGGCATGCGCATCTCGGGTAATTTAGCGCTTGCGAATTGGCGCTGGGAAGATTGGTTTAGTATTGTTGTTACGGGTATCTGCACTGTTCTCAGAATCGCGTTTGTTCTGGGCGTTGGGGTCAAGGATATGAGGGGGAGAGCCAAGAGGGCTTAG